In the Drosophila gunungcola strain Sukarami unplaced genomic scaffold, Dgunungcola_SK_2 000001F, whole genome shotgun sequence genome, one interval contains:
- the LOC128262358 gene encoding embryonic polarity protein dorsal isoform X2 has product MFPNQNNVAASGPGPAADGQQSLNYNGLPAQQQQQQQQQQQQQQQQLSQSTKNVRKKPYVKITEQPAGKALRFRYECEGRSAGSIPGVNSTQENKTYPTIEIVGYKGRAVVVVSCVTKDTPYRPHPHNLVGKEGCKKGVCTLEINSETMRAVFSNLGIQCVKKKDIELALKAREEIRVDPFKTGFSHRFQPSSIDLNSVRLCFQVFMESEQKGRFTSPLPPVVSEPIFDKKAMSDLVICRLCSCSATVLGNTQIILLCEKVAKEDISVRFFEEKNGQTVWEAFGDFQHTDVHKQTAITFKTPRYHTLDITEPAKVFIQLRRPSDGVTSEALPFEYVPLDSDPAHLRRKRQKTGGDPMHLLLQQQQKQKLQNDHQDGRQTNMNCWNVQNIPPIKTEPREEFHHPVDTSPQPFGLSYRAPPELTPSPQPLSPSSNYNHNSTPSPYNNGQQQLMSPNHPQQQQQQQQQQYGATDLGSNYNPFAQQVLAQQQHQQHQQQQQHQQLQQHQQQQALQFHTNPFGNAAGNNWESKFSATAVAAGPTTATGATPANDNIGNSNLNNPFTMQNLLTSGGGPGNGSNLQWNLTANHLQNQLALQQQQQLQQHQQHAPPMHQYNNNAPSNNNPNNGTIHNDNNAGNQADNGPTISNLLSFDSEQLVRINSEDQQILRLNSEDLQISNLSIST; this is encoded by the exons ATGTTTCCCAACCAGAACAACGTAGCCGCTTCTGGGCCGGGCCCAGCGGCTGATGGCCAACAGAGCCTCAATTACAACGGACTGCcagcccagcagcagcagcaacaacagcaacagcagcagcagcagcagcagcaattgtCACAGTCCACGAAAAATGTGAGAAAGAAACCGTATGTGAAGATCACCGAACAGCCGGCCGGAAAGGCCCTGCGATTCCGCTACGAATGCGAGGGTCGCTCGGCAGGTTCCATTCCCGGCGTTAACTCCACGCAGGAGAACAAGACCTATCCGACTATCGAGATTGTGGGCTACAAGGGACGCGCCGTGGTTGTCGTCTCCTGTGTCACCAAGGATACGCCATACCG TCCTCATCCTCACAATCTGGTGGGCAAGGAGGGCTGCAAGAAGGGCGTCTGCACACTGGAGATCAATAGTGAGACAATGCGGGCCGTGTTTAGTAATTTGGGAATTCAGTGTGTCAAGAAAAAGGATATTGAGTTGGCGCTCAAGGCGCGCGAAGAGATCCGCGTGGATCCGTTCAAGA CTGGCTTCTCGCATCGTTTCCAACCCTCGAGCATTGACTTGAACTCGGTGCGTCTGTGCTTTCAAGTATTCATGGAGAGTGAGCAGAAGGGCCGTTTCACATCGCCCCTGCCACCGGTGGTGTCCGAGCCAATTTTCGACAAGAAGGCCATGTCCGACCTGGTCATCTGCCGGCTGTGCAGCTGCTCGGCCACTGTCCTCGGGAATACGCAGATCATTCTGCTCTGCGAGAAGGTGGCCAAGGAGGACATCTCCGTGCGATTCTTTGAGGAGAAGAACGGCCAGACCGTTTGGGAGGCATTCGGTGACTTTCAGCACACCGATGTGCACAAGCAGACTGCCATTACGTTTAAGACGCCGCGCTATCACACTCTGGACATCACAGAGCCCGCCAAG GTCTTCATCCAACTGCGTCGTCCATCCGATGGAGTCACCAGCGAGGCCCTGCCCTTCGAATACGTGCCATTGGATTCAG ATCCAGCGCACTTGAGGCGGAAACGTCAGAAGACTGGCGGTGATCCAATGCACCTGctgctccagcagcagcagaaacagaAATTGCAGAACGACCACCAGGATGGCA gACAAACTAACATGAATTGCTGGAATGTACAGAACATACCGCCTATCAAAACTGAACCAAGAG AGGAATTTCATCATCCTGTAGATACCTCACCACAGCCCTTTGGCCTTTCTTACCGAGCACCCCCTGAGCTCACCCCCTCGCCGCAGCCGTTGTCGCCGTCGAGCAACTACAACCACAACAGTACTCCCTCGCCCTACAACAACGGCCAGCAGCAACTGATGTCGCCCAACCAcccacagcaacagcagcagcaacagcaacagcaatatgGGGCAACAGACCTGGGCAGCAACTACAATCCGTTCGCCCAGCAGGTCCttgcacagcagcaacatcagcaacaccagcagcaacagcaacaccagcaactgcagcaacatcaacagcaacaggcTTTGCAATTTCATACCAATCCATTCGGTAATGCCGCCGGCAATAACTGGGAAAGCAAATTCTCAGCGACAGCTGTAGCCGCAGGACCAACAACTGCGACAGGAGCAACACCTGCCAACGACAACATTGGCAACAGCAATCTCAACAATCCCTTCACCATGCAAAACCTGCTGACATCGGGTGGAGGTCCTGGCAACGGCAGCAATCTGCAGTGGAACCTAACTGCAAATCATCTG CAAAATCAGCTGGcgctgcaacagcagcagcaactacagcaacaccagcaacatgcCCCGCCCATGCATCAATACAACAACAATGCgcccagcaacaacaatcccAACAACGGCACAATACATAATGATAATAACGCCGGCAATCAAGCAGATAATGGTCCAACGATCAGCAATCTGCTTAGTTTCGATAGCGAGCAATTGGTGCGCATAAACTCAGAGGATCAGCAAATACTGCGCCTCAACTCGGAAGATCTGCAGATATCAAACCTATCTATATCAACGTAA
- the LOC128262358 gene encoding embryonic polarity protein dorsal isoform X3: MFPNQNNVAASGPGPAADGQQSLNYNGLPAQQQQQQQQQQQQQQQQLSQSTKNVRKKPYVKITEQPAGKALRFRYECEGRSAGSIPGVNSTQENKTYPTIEIVGYKGRAVVVVSCVTKDTPYRPHPHNLVGKEGCKKGVCTLEINSETMRAVFSNLGIQCVKKKDIELALKAREEIRVDPFKTGFSHRFQPSSIDLNSVRLCFQVFMESEQKGRFTSPLPPVVSEPIFDKKAMSDLVICRLCSCSATVLGNTQIILLCEKVAKEDISVRFFEEKNGQTVWEAFGDFQHTDVHKQTAITFKTPRYHTLDITEPAKVFIQLRRPSDGVTSEALPFEYVPLDSDPAHLRRKRQKTGGDPMHLLLQQQQKQKLQNDHQDGRQTNMNCWNVQNIPPIKTEPRDTSPQPFGLSYRAPPELTPSPQPLSPSSNYNHNSTPSPYNNGQQQLMSPNHPQQQQQQQQQQYGATDLGSNYNPFAQQVLAQQQHQQHQQQQQHQQLQQHQQQQALQFHTNPFGNAAGNNWESKFSATAVAAGPTTATGATPANDNIGNSNLNNPFTMQNLLTSGGGPGNGSNLQWNLTANHLQNQLALQQQQQLQQHQQHAPPMHQYNNNAPSNNNPNNGTIHNDNNAGNQADNGPTISNLLSFDSEQLVRINSEDQQILRLNSEDLQISNLSIST, from the exons ATGTTTCCCAACCAGAACAACGTAGCCGCTTCTGGGCCGGGCCCAGCGGCTGATGGCCAACAGAGCCTCAATTACAACGGACTGCcagcccagcagcagcagcaacaacagcaacagcagcagcagcagcagcagcaattgtCACAGTCCACGAAAAATGTGAGAAAGAAACCGTATGTGAAGATCACCGAACAGCCGGCCGGAAAGGCCCTGCGATTCCGCTACGAATGCGAGGGTCGCTCGGCAGGTTCCATTCCCGGCGTTAACTCCACGCAGGAGAACAAGACCTATCCGACTATCGAGATTGTGGGCTACAAGGGACGCGCCGTGGTTGTCGTCTCCTGTGTCACCAAGGATACGCCATACCG TCCTCATCCTCACAATCTGGTGGGCAAGGAGGGCTGCAAGAAGGGCGTCTGCACACTGGAGATCAATAGTGAGACAATGCGGGCCGTGTTTAGTAATTTGGGAATTCAGTGTGTCAAGAAAAAGGATATTGAGTTGGCGCTCAAGGCGCGCGAAGAGATCCGCGTGGATCCGTTCAAGA CTGGCTTCTCGCATCGTTTCCAACCCTCGAGCATTGACTTGAACTCGGTGCGTCTGTGCTTTCAAGTATTCATGGAGAGTGAGCAGAAGGGCCGTTTCACATCGCCCCTGCCACCGGTGGTGTCCGAGCCAATTTTCGACAAGAAGGCCATGTCCGACCTGGTCATCTGCCGGCTGTGCAGCTGCTCGGCCACTGTCCTCGGGAATACGCAGATCATTCTGCTCTGCGAGAAGGTGGCCAAGGAGGACATCTCCGTGCGATTCTTTGAGGAGAAGAACGGCCAGACCGTTTGGGAGGCATTCGGTGACTTTCAGCACACCGATGTGCACAAGCAGACTGCCATTACGTTTAAGACGCCGCGCTATCACACTCTGGACATCACAGAGCCCGCCAAG GTCTTCATCCAACTGCGTCGTCCATCCGATGGAGTCACCAGCGAGGCCCTGCCCTTCGAATACGTGCCATTGGATTCAG ATCCAGCGCACTTGAGGCGGAAACGTCAGAAGACTGGCGGTGATCCAATGCACCTGctgctccagcagcagcagaaacagaAATTGCAGAACGACCACCAGGATGGCA gACAAACTAACATGAATTGCTGGAATGTACAGAACATACCGCCTATCAAAACTGAACCAAGAG ATACCTCACCACAGCCCTTTGGCCTTTCTTACCGAGCACCCCCTGAGCTCACCCCCTCGCCGCAGCCGTTGTCGCCGTCGAGCAACTACAACCACAACAGTACTCCCTCGCCCTACAACAACGGCCAGCAGCAACTGATGTCGCCCAACCAcccacagcaacagcagcagcaacagcaacagcaatatgGGGCAACAGACCTGGGCAGCAACTACAATCCGTTCGCCCAGCAGGTCCttgcacagcagcaacatcagcaacaccagcagcaacagcaacaccagcaactgcagcaacatcaacagcaacaggcTTTGCAATTTCATACCAATCCATTCGGTAATGCCGCCGGCAATAACTGGGAAAGCAAATTCTCAGCGACAGCTGTAGCCGCAGGACCAACAACTGCGACAGGAGCAACACCTGCCAACGACAACATTGGCAACAGCAATCTCAACAATCCCTTCACCATGCAAAACCTGCTGACATCGGGTGGAGGTCCTGGCAACGGCAGCAATCTGCAGTGGAACCTAACTGCAAATCATCTG CAAAATCAGCTGGcgctgcaacagcagcagcaactacagcaacaccagcaacatgcCCCGCCCATGCATCAATACAACAACAATGCgcccagcaacaacaatcccAACAACGGCACAATACATAATGATAATAACGCCGGCAATCAAGCAGATAATGGTCCAACGATCAGCAATCTGCTTAGTTTCGATAGCGAGCAATTGGTGCGCATAAACTCAGAGGATCAGCAAATACTGCGCCTCAACTCGGAAGATCTGCAGATATCAAACCTATCTATATCAACGTAA
- the LOC128262358 gene encoding embryonic polarity protein dorsal isoform X1, with protein sequence MFPNQNNVAASGPGPAADGQQSLNYNGLPAQQQQQQQQQQQQQQQQLSQSTKNVRKKPYVKITEQPAGKALRFRYECEGRSAGSIPGVNSTQENKTYPTIEIVGYKGRAVVVVSCVTKDTPYRPHPHNLVGKEGCKKGVCTLEINSETMRAVFSNLGIQCVKKKDIELALKAREEIRVDPFKTGFSHRFQPSSIDLNSVRLCFQVFMESEQKGRFTSPLPPVVSEPIFDKKAMSDLVICRLCSCSATVLGNTQIILLCEKVAKEDISVRFFEEKNGQTVWEAFGDFQHTDVHKQTAITFKTPRYHTLDITEPAKVFIQLRRPSDGVTSEALPFEYVPLDSGKHTFWNLHRHLKRKPDEDLFQQILRLDVKRETQAPTIEVIDLDTPKIGVQHELPLNVDFNQEESQQEEPVFEQEQSLQQEQYLEHEESVQQQEQSFQLDEPMQQEQSPPVQQSLDQTSDQLTDHTSDHIPEDMEAADAQADADAHRLRSEQEKEIDTIIDEKVRELEQLELGHHLEPRPLTANDKITEWMKSSEIEQQAHEPSNTAEVDVLDSALEISRADKTLDELLETVAELDEIYTDFKVQRDTYNNTIQNELAAIGGRAPLQVEDSFDDAATYTSLQIAFKNPVVIPMDDIMPPTPPMSQCAPEDAHQHYDPVEVNSQAKKPETIFRPAPPVPPAILTVPFPPEEEKLPPLPPKRIRKQDSNAENRSIEANTVQARPATVESPLNKRLPPAPSPKNPNFNTLPRQKKPGFFSKLFSRRKSKPDLAQGQENSSLLADSKANSREPSIGHFNMQDPMRASLRSSKSAAPFISSPPPPQMAKSSPVKAKKPGSRLGKPVGRSVSSVSGKRPAYLNADVVHIPLKGDSANSLPQQNRNEGYSQSSTISVGAGLDRRTASALQLAEIPISEGGMELVAIADRQSLHNLVSSIEGHFNVQLDPNLDLTEAEHFALYTSIPPLAAASEFDETSAYYAPVDAGEILTPDEVARRLAAANGL encoded by the exons ATGTTTCCCAACCAGAACAACGTAGCCGCTTCTGGGCCGGGCCCAGCGGCTGATGGCCAACAGAGCCTCAATTACAACGGACTGCcagcccagcagcagcagcaacaacagcaacagcagcagcagcagcagcagcaattgtCACAGTCCACGAAAAATGTGAGAAAGAAACCGTATGTGAAGATCACCGAACAGCCGGCCGGAAAGGCCCTGCGATTCCGCTACGAATGCGAGGGTCGCTCGGCAGGTTCCATTCCCGGCGTTAACTCCACGCAGGAGAACAAGACCTATCCGACTATCGAGATTGTGGGCTACAAGGGACGCGCCGTGGTTGTCGTCTCCTGTGTCACCAAGGATACGCCATACCG TCCTCATCCTCACAATCTGGTGGGCAAGGAGGGCTGCAAGAAGGGCGTCTGCACACTGGAGATCAATAGTGAGACAATGCGGGCCGTGTTTAGTAATTTGGGAATTCAGTGTGTCAAGAAAAAGGATATTGAGTTGGCGCTCAAGGCGCGCGAAGAGATCCGCGTGGATCCGTTCAAGA CTGGCTTCTCGCATCGTTTCCAACCCTCGAGCATTGACTTGAACTCGGTGCGTCTGTGCTTTCAAGTATTCATGGAGAGTGAGCAGAAGGGCCGTTTCACATCGCCCCTGCCACCGGTGGTGTCCGAGCCAATTTTCGACAAGAAGGCCATGTCCGACCTGGTCATCTGCCGGCTGTGCAGCTGCTCGGCCACTGTCCTCGGGAATACGCAGATCATTCTGCTCTGCGAGAAGGTGGCCAAGGAGGACATCTCCGTGCGATTCTTTGAGGAGAAGAACGGCCAGACCGTTTGGGAGGCATTCGGTGACTTTCAGCACACCGATGTGCACAAGCAGACTGCCATTACGTTTAAGACGCCGCGCTATCACACTCTGGACATCACAGAGCCCGCCAAG GTCTTCATCCAACTGCGTCGTCCATCCGATGGAGTCACCAGCGAGGCCCTGCCCTTCGAATACGTGCCATTGGATTCAGGTAAACATACGTTCTGGAACCTTCATCGGCACCTCAAACGGAAGCCGGACGAAGATCTCTTTCAGCAGATCCTCAGGTTGGACGTCAAGCGGGAAACGCAGGCGCCCACGATTGAGGTCATCGATTTGGATACACCGAAAATAGGGGTGCAACACGAGCTACCTTTGAATGTGGACTTTAATCAAGAGGAGTCTCAGCAAGAGGAACCAGTTTTTGAACAAGAGCAATCTTTACAGCAAGAGCAATATTTAGAGCATGAGGAATCCGTGCAACAGCAGGAGCAATCTTTTCAACTGGATGAACCTATGCAGCAGGAGCAATCCCCGCCAGTACAGCAATCTTTAGATCAGACCTCAGATCAATTGACCGATCACACCTCGGATCATATTCCCGAGGACATGGAGGCGGCGGATGCCCAGGCAGACGCGGATGCCCACCGTCTGCGATCCGAGCAGGAAAAGGAGATCGACACCATCATCGATGAGAAGGTGCGGGAGCTGGAGCAATTGGAGCTGGGCCACCACCTGGAGCCACGGCCCTTGACGGCCAACGATAAGATCACCGAGTGGATGAAGTCCAGTGAGATCGAACAGCAAGCTCATGAGCCAAGTAACACTGCTGAGGTAGATGTTCTGGACTCGGCCCTTGAAATTTCCCGGGCAGATAAGACGCTCGACGAACTGCTGGAGACAGTGGCCGAGCTGGATGAGATTTACACGGATTTCAAAGTGCAGCGTGATACGTACAATAATACGATTCAAAATGAGTTGGCCGCAATTGGGGGAAGAGCACCGTTGCAGGTGGAGGACAGCTTCGATGATGCTGCCACCTACACCAGCCTGCAGATTGCCTTCAAGAATCCCGTTGTCATACCCATGGACGATATAATGCCACCAACGCCGCCCATGTCGCAATGCGCTCCCGAAGATGCCCATCAGCACTATGATCCCGTGGAGGTGAACTCACAGGCCAAAAAGCCAGAGACTATATTCCGGCCAGCTCCTCCCGTGCCGCCTGCAATTTTGACGGTTCCATTTCCCCCCGAGGAGGAGAAACTGCCGCCCTTGCCGCCGAAGAGGATTCGCAAGCAGGACAGCAATGCCGAGAATCGTTCCATCGAGGCCAATACGGTACAGGCCAGGCCAGCCACAGTTGAGTCTCCGCTCAACAAGCGACTTCCCCCAGCTCCCAGTCCCAAGAATCCGAATTTCAATACCCTGCCGCGGCAGAAGAAACCGGGATTCTTTTCGAAACTCTTCTCGCGACGCAAGAGCAAACCGGATTTGGCCCAGGGTCAGGAGAACAGCTCCCTGCTGGCAGATTCCAAGGCGAATAGTCGGGAGCCCAGCATCGGTCACTTTAACATGCAGGATCCGATGCGGGCCTCTCTGCGCTCCTCCAAGTCGGCAGCCCCGTTCATCTCCagtccaccaccaccacagaTGGCCAAGTCCAGTCCGGTGAAGGCCAAGAAGCCGGGCTCCAGGTTGGGCAAACCAGTGGGCCGGAGTGTGAGCAGTGTTTCCGGAAAGAGACCCGCCTACCTCAATGCCGATGTGGTGCACATACCCCTGAAGGGTGACAGTGCCAACAGTTTGCCGCAGCAGAATCGGAACGAGGGCTACTCGCAGTCCAGCACGATTTCGGTGGGCGCTGGACTGGACAGACGCACTGCGTCCGCTTTGCAGCTGGCTGAAATACCAATTAGCGAGGGCGGAATGGAACTGGTGGCCATTGCCGATCGCCAGAGTCTGCACAATTTGGTCAGCTCCATTGAGGGGCACTTCAACGTCCAGCTAGATCCCAATTTGGATTTAACCGAGGCCGAGCACTTTGCCCTGTACACGAGTATTCCGCCACTTGCGGCGGCCAGTGAATTTGATGAGACCTCCGCCTATTATGCTCCCGTGGATGCGGGCGAGATCCTGACACCCGATGAGGTGGCCCGACGCTTGGCGGCAGCAAATGGGCTCTAA
- the LOC128262362 gene encoding LOW QUALITY PROTEIN: uncharacterized protein LOC128262362 (The sequence of the model RefSeq protein was modified relative to this genomic sequence to represent the inferred CDS: deleted 1 base in 1 codon), translating to MGQYWTIGVLLLGCVLVGNACKYTCVSKELCQYEAPDFEYRNKRDCPEHQICCGVRRGSKQEQPSGPPSSYGTGYQHQPSYDQTIQTGGGSTGQKHRPAAPVSVVPNGPNDNFSGGNNFDQTRRLPQLNGDYPEGHSQGQRPAGQRPAGSGGYGQPKGREDQPTGGYTGGNGNNWNQAAGNPPVNGGYPANVPAPVKPEGTSQGQWPGGQRPAGSGGYGQPKGSEDQLTGGYTGGNGNNWNQAAGNPPVNGGYPANVPAPVKPEGTSQGQWPGGQRLAGSGGYGQPKGREDQPTGGYTGGNGNNWNQAAGNPPVNGGYPANVPAPVKPEGTSQGQWPGGQRPAGSGGYNAGNLPTGTAGNNLNPGRREQPTQGYNANKATPGTEGARPGQNQHCGMSNVNGLGFIKGIAGDQARPGQYPWVVAVFNNGRYLCGGSLISADVVLTVAHPLVGKTETDLVVRAGEWSMDTNEESFQLENREVERIKRHEGFNFTSGDKNLAVLKLKTPFQLKDHIRTICMPVPKKTFEPRRCIVAGWGKMKYQSPDYSAVLKKVDLPLVDRHTCEQQLRRTKMGHDFQLPASMICAGGELNQDACTGDGGSALFCPIGEDDSGLYEQVGIVNWGIECGLKDVPATYTDVAQFKYWIEEQTLPFRYRKSGRPLY from the exons ATGGGACAATACTGGACAATTGGAGTTCTTCTTTTGGGCTGCGTCCTAGTGGGCAATGCCTGTAAATATACCTGTGTTTCCAAGGAACTGTGTCAATACGAGGCTCCTGATTTCGAATACCGAAACAAACGTGATTGCCCCGAACACCAAATTTGTTGTGGAGTTCGGCGAGGT AGCAAGCAAGAACAGCCATCAGGACCACCCAGTTCGTACGGGACAGGGTACCAGCATCAACCATCATATGATCAAACAATCCAAACTGGTGGTGGTTCAACTGGTCAGAAGCACCGTCCAGCCGCACCCGTATCAGTTGTACCAAATGGACCTAATGATAATTTTTCGGGAGGAAACAATTTTGACCAGACTAGGAGACTGCCACAACTGAACGGGGACTATCCTGAAGGTCATTCTCAAGGCCAACGGCCAGCAGGACAGCGTCCAGCAGGCAGCGGTGGTTATGGACAACCAAAAGGACGTGAGGATCAACCAACAGGTGGTTATACAGGCGGCAATGGAAACAATTGGAACCAGGCCGCCGGAAACCCACCAGTCAATGGTGGTTATCCAGCAAATGTGCCAGCACCAGTCAAACCGGAAGGTACCAGTCAAGGACAGTGGCCAGGAGGACAGCGTCCAGCAGGCAGCGGTGGTTATGGACAACCAAAAGGAAGTGAGGATCAACTAACAGGTGGTTATACAGGCGGCAATGGAAACAATTGGAACCAGGCCGCCGGAAACCCACCAGTCAATGGTGGTTATCCAGCAAATGTGCCAGCACCAGTCAAACCGGAAGGTACCAGTCAAGGACAGTGGCCAGGAGGACAGCGTCTAGCAGGCAGCGGTGGTTATGGACAACCAAAAGGACGTGAGGATCAACCAACAGGTGGTTATACAGGCGGCAATGGAAACAATTGGAACCAGGCCGCCGGAAACCCACCAGTCAATGGTGGTTATCCAGCAAATGTGCCAGCACCAGTCAAACCGGAAGGTACCAGTCAAGGACAGTGGCCAGGAGGACAGCGTCCAGCAGGCAGCGGTGGTTATAATGCAGGAAACCTACCAACTGGAACAGCCGGAAACAACTTAAACCCAGGAAGAAGGGAGCAACCAACCCAAGGCTACAATGCAAACAAAGCGACTCCGGGGACAGAAGGAGCCAGACCTGGCCAAAATCAACACTGCGGTATGAGCAACGTAAATGGCTTAGGTTTTATCAAAGGAATCGCCGGGGATCAAGCGAGACCTGGCCAATATCCCTGGGTTGTGGCTGTGTTTAACAATGGAAGATACCTTTGTGGTGGATCCCTGATTAGTGCAGATGTTGTCCTAACAGTGGCCCATCCACTGGTTGGTAAGACCGAGACCGACCTTGTGGTCAGGGCTGGCGAATGGAGCATGGACACCAACGAAGAGTCGTTTCAACTTGAGAACCGCGAAGTGGAAAGGATAAAGCGCCACGAaggatttaattttactaGTGGTGACAAAAACTTGGCAgttctaaaactaaaaactccGTTCCAGTTGAAGGACCATATCAGAACTATTTGTATGCCCGTCCCG AAAAAAACGTTTGAACCGCGCCGCTGCATAGTTGCTGGTTGGGGTAAGATGAAGTACCAATCTCCAGACTATTCGGCGGTACTGAAGAAAGTGGATTTACCCTTGGTGGACAGGCACACATGTGAGCAACAGTTGAGGAGAACCAAAATGGGTCATGACTTTCAGCTGCCTGCCAGTATGATTTGCGCCGGAGGTGAGTTAAACCAAGATGCCTGCACCGGAGATGGCGGATCAGCTCTGTTCTGCCCCATCGGAGAGGATGATTCAGGTCTCTACGAGCAAGTTGGCATCGTTAACTGGGGCATCGAGTGCGGCCTGAAAGATGTCCCGGCCACCTACACAGATGTGGCCCAATTCAAGTACTGGATTGAGGAGCAGACGCTACCTTTCCGATACAGGAAATCAGGGAGACCATTATATTAG
- the LOC128262367 gene encoding uncharacterized protein LOC128262367 produces MYGEEKDICNCPCEKSSLSQTNASEGQQQMMLARPELWTQQKSEASMKVFTTVMLHTWRQRRKEVRQLQNEVQSLQTCYMKSKNQLHVYGTLMRVEQKRNSELQLQLKQSTMNIEKVRNSCKSLASTVRNLKKEKIQLQTDLEQGRQEFDELEEVSGQNKKLLFTARLEQSNLQKLLTDEQRINQNLHQENDQLVKEVVLAEGREAKYRQVRDWYHRELGLKEERIGVLRANIAVLEERLQAVGEQSEELEQLRVSAQHMTNQITELRQKINQSRTSFFSVLGEPSSRLNFSHLRNNVIAPIQRSQMWINFRRYSSNVMYLFCLYFLPAMPVRYHRKK; encoded by the exons ATGTACGGCGAGGAAAAGGATATTTGTAATTGCCCCTGCGAAAAGAGCTCTTTGTCACAGACGAATGCTTCAGAGGGTCAGCAGCAGATGATGTTGGCCCGACCGGAACTCTGGACCCAGCAGAAATCTGAGGCCAGCATGAAGGTCTTCACCACGGTAATGCTGCACACTTGGCGCCAAAGGCGAAAGGAGGTGCGTCAACTCCAGAACGAAGTGCAGAGCCTTCAGACTTGT TACATGAAGTCTAAGAACCAGTTGCACGTTTATGGCACTTTGATGCGGGTTGAGCAGAAAAGAAACAGCGAACTGCAGCTGCAACTGAAGCAATCCACCATGAATATCGAAAAGGTGCGAAACTCCTGTAAAAGTCTGGCCTCCACGGTTCGCAATcttaaaaaagagaaaatccAGTTGCAGACGGATCTGGAACAAGGCAGACAGGAG TTCGATGAGCTGGAAGAGGTGTCTGGCCAGAACAAAAAGTTGCTCTTCACCGCCCGCTTGGAGCAATCCAATCTGCAAAAACTACTGACTGACGAGCAGCGAATCAACCAAAACCTCCATCAAGAGAACGATCAGCTCGTCAAGGAAGTGGTCCTGGCGGAGGGCAGGGAGGCCAAGTACCGCCAGGTGAGGGATTGGTACCACCGCGAATTGGGTCTTAAGGAGGAAAGAATTGGAGTCCTGAGGGCGAACATTGCAGTGCTGGAGGAGAGACTGCAAGCTGTTGGAGA GCAGTCAGAAGAGCTTGAACAACTGCGTGTTAGTGCTCAGCACATGACGAATCAAATCACGGAACTGCGGCAGAAGATCAACCAGTCTCGCACCAGCTTCTTTAGTGTCCTCGGAGAACCCAGCAGCCGCCTTAACTTCAGCCACCTGAGAAACAATGTGATTGCACCCATCCAAAGAAGCCAAATGTGGATCAATTTTCGCCGGTATTCCTCCAACGTAATGTACTTATTCTGTTTGTATTTCCTGCCCGCCATGCCGGTTAGGTATCACcgcaaaaaatag